GATTGTTGAGCTTGGTGATGGACAACACACAGATTTAAATCAGCCTGGCTTTGAGATAACTGAAATTGACAAGCTTGCCGTATTCGAGAAGATTGAATCCAAAGCTCGATATGGTGATATTTTTGTTCTTTCCGGCAGTCTTCCTACAAATGCTGATAGCAAAATGTATTTTGAAATCATCAAAAGCTTGAAACAAAAAGGAGTAACTGTAATATTTGACGCAGATGGACAAGCCTTAAAAGAAGGGATTAAGGCAAAACCGGATGTAATAAAACCCAACATACACGAGTTTAAAACTCTCTTTAATGTAGATGAAAGCGATACAAATTCCATTGTAAAGGCTGCAAAGAGCTTAGTTGCAGAGGGAATAAAAGTTGTTTTAATTTCTCTGGGTGCTAACGGTTCAATTTTTGTAACTGAGAATTTAGTGCTATATGCAAAACCTTTAAAAGTTGACGTAAAGAGCACAACTGGCGCAGGTGATTCAATGGTTGCAGCAATTGCTTATGGTTTTTCAAAGAAGATGTCCAAGCAGCAGTTGTTTAAACTCGCCTGTGCTTGTGCAACAGCTAAGGTTGTAGAAGAGGGTAACAAGCCACCTGAAATGAAACAGATAGATTATTTCTTTGAAAATGTGGAAATAGAAAGACTGGGGTGATTTGATGGAAATAAAACAGCTGTTTTCACCAAATCGTGTGTGTTTTGATTTAAAGTCTAAAACAAAGGAAGAGATTATTGAGGAATTGATTGATATTCTATACAAAGATGGTAAGCTAACAGATAAAGAAAGCTTCAAAAGAGCTGTTATGAAAAGAGAAGAGGAGTTTTCAACTGGAATAGGAATGGGAATAGCAATTCCACACGGAAAAGACAGATCTGTTTTAGAGCCTTGTATAACCTTTGGTATATCCAGAAATGGAGTTGACTTTGAGTCTATGGACGGGAAGCCGGCTCATATTTTCTTTTTGATTTCAGTTCCTGATAACGCTGATGATACACATCTTCATGTATTGAGTCTTATTTCAAGAAAGCTGATGCATGAAGATGTTAGAGAAAAACTATACAATGCTAGTTCTTTTGATGACATTATCAAAGCTTTTGAGTAAGACTAAGTTCGAAACTGCTAACTTAAAAAGGAAAGAAGATTATTTCATTATCTGTTTGTAGATATTAAGTGAGAAGTTTTGATGTCGAGCGAATCTCTCAGGGAGCTTTAGGAGACACTTTTGAAGTTGAGGACGTAGACTTCAAGGATTATAAAGACAGGGAAGCGGAAGAATTTGAAGTGTGCAAAAGAAGAAAAAGCTAAGGTAAGGTGTGAAGAACTCTGTTCTTAATGAGGCAGGATTTACAACGGAATAAAAAAATCCCATTTTGCTTTTTGTGGATTTCCGCGGATTTGATACGGATTGAGTTTTTGGGATAAGAGGAAGAAAAGAGCGTGTTCTTTTGAGTGGGAAAGTCTGAAGGTGTGCTTACAGTCTTTGCAGAAGTATTGTTGGTTGACGTACTTATCGTGACTGTTCTTATGAATGTTGGTTGAACCACTTTTTGGATGGAAAGGTGTTGAGTTTCGCATAGCGAGACATTTCATTGTTCTTAAATGCTGGTCAGGGGGGGTTGTACTTATAAGAAGATGGTACGTCCTTGGGAAATTTCCAGTACTTTTAGTTAACACCATCTTAAGTTAAAAAGGAGGGGTTAAAGATGAAGATTGTAGCGGTAACTTCTTGTCCGACCGGGATTGCCCACACGTATATGGCGGCAGAAGCTCTTCAGTTGGCGGCAAAAGAACTAGGGGTGGAAATAAAAGTTGAAACAAGAGGATCTGTTGGAGCTGAAAATGAGATAACAGCAGAGGATTTGAAGCAGGCCCATGCAGTAATTCTTGCTTGTGACACAAAAATCGATGAAGAAAGGTTCCAGGGATTGCCGATTGTACGGGCAAGTGTAAAAGATGCTATAAAAGACCCCCAAGCGCTTATCAAAAAGGCAATGAATATGGAAAAAAAGGATTATGTTGATGTGGTATTTGAAGCAAAAAAAGAAGCCAAAGAAAAGGCAACGGGTGCGTACAAACACTTGATGACCGGTGTCTCCTATATGATTCCCTTTGTTGTTGCAGGCGGTATCTTAATTGCTATATCCTTTGCATTTGGCATCACAGCTTTTCAGCAGAAAGGAACACTAGCAGCAGCGCTTATGGACATAGGTGGTAGTGCGTTCTCTATAATGGTTCCGATACTGGCAGGATATATTGCATTTTCAATAGCAGATAGGCCAGGGCTCGTACCAGGAATGATAGGCGGACTTTTAGCAAACAAACTCGGTGCAGGATTTTTGGGTGGCCTTGTAGCAGGTTTTGCAGCTGGTTATTTAGTTGCTTGGCTCAAAAAGACAATAAAACTTCCGAAAACAATGGAAGGATTGATGCCGGTTCTGATTTTACCGGTACTTTCAACATTGATTATAGGTTTGGGTATGATATATCTAATTGGTGAACCTGTTGCAGCCTTGAATAACGCAGTGACCGAATGGCTCAAGGGTATGAGTAGTGGTAGTGCCGTTTTACTTGGAATCTTTTTGGGGCTTATGATGGCATTTGACATGGGAGGACCTGTTAACAAAGCTGCATATACATTTGCGGTATCAACGCTGGCAGCGGGCCAACCATCAACAGTAATGGCGGCTGTAATGGCAGCTGGTATGACGCCCCCACTAGGACTTGCACTTGCAACTTTGATAGCAAAAGATAAGTTTACAACTGAAGAAAGAGAAGCAGGAAAAGCTGCATTCTTCCTTGGACTTTCATTTATAACCGAGGGTGCAATTCCATTTGCTGCGGCTGATCCGCTTAGAGTTATTCCATCTATTATGATTGGCTCAGCTGTAGCATCTGCACTCAGTATATTGTTCAGTTGTACGTTAGCAGTGCCTCATGGTGGGATATTCGTATTAACAATACCTAA
The DNA window shown above is from Fervidobacterium changbaicum and carries:
- the pfkB gene encoding 1-phosphofructokinase, producing MIYTVTLNPAIDITIYLNRLEKGQINRSNGYVIDAGGKGINVSKVIKVLGEESVALGFLGKENSGWFLEYLQRFSIENDFVFVNGLTRTNIKIVELGDGQHTDLNQPGFEITEIDKLAVFEKIESKARYGDIFVLSGSLPTNADSKMYFEIIKSLKQKGVTVIFDADGQALKEGIKAKPDVIKPNIHEFKTLFNVDESDTNSIVKAAKSLVAEGIKVVLISLGANGSIFVTENLVLYAKPLKVDVKSTTGAGDSMVAAIAYGFSKKMSKQQLFKLACACATAKVVEEGNKPPEMKQIDYFFENVEIERLG
- a CDS encoding PTS sugar transporter subunit IIA yields the protein MEIKQLFSPNRVCFDLKSKTKEEIIEELIDILYKDGKLTDKESFKRAVMKREEEFSTGIGMGIAIPHGKDRSVLEPCITFGISRNGVDFESMDGKPAHIFFLISVPDNADDTHLHVLSLISRKLMHEDVREKLYNASSFDDIIKAFE
- a CDS encoding PTS fructose transporter subunit IIC, giving the protein MKIVAVTSCPTGIAHTYMAAEALQLAAKELGVEIKVETRGSVGAENEITAEDLKQAHAVILACDTKIDEERFQGLPIVRASVKDAIKDPQALIKKAMNMEKKDYVDVVFEAKKEAKEKATGAYKHLMTGVSYMIPFVVAGGILIAISFAFGITAFQQKGTLAAALMDIGGSAFSIMVPILAGYIAFSIADRPGLVPGMIGGLLANKLGAGFLGGLVAGFAAGYLVAWLKKTIKLPKTMEGLMPVLILPVLSTLIIGLGMIYLIGEPVAALNNAVTEWLKGMSSGSAVLLGIFLGLMMAFDMGGPVNKAAYTFAVSTLAAGQPSTVMAAVMAAGMTPPLGLALATLIAKDKFTTEEREAGKAAFFLGLSFITEGAIPFAAADPLRVIPSIMIGSAVASALSILFSCTLAVPHGGIFVLTIPNAVGNALLYAVAILAGTVLTAFIISALKPKRV